In the Streptomyces formicae genome, one interval contains:
- a CDS encoding SDR family NAD(P)-dependent oxidoreductase, which yields MITEQRKIGTGFGAHSTADDVLTGIDLTGTTALVTGGYSGLGLETTRALVRAGAHVIVPARRPDTADAALRGLPGTEVGALDLADPDSVRVFAERFLETGRTLDVLINGAGVMACPETRVGPGWEAHFGINHLGHFALVHHLRPAFAPKGARVVSVASSGHFLSDIRWVDPHWRTGYDRWLAYAQSKTANALFALHLDRLGADLGLHAFAVHPGSILTPLQRHIPRDEWLAHGWVTPDGAPADGFKSPEQGAATALWAATSPQLEGQGGAYCQDCDIAEPATGDDMLVGGVKPWAVDPEAAARLWDLSCELTGLSAF from the coding sequence ATGATCACGGAACAGCGGAAGATCGGTACGGGGTTCGGCGCCCACAGCACTGCCGACGACGTCCTCACCGGCATCGACCTGACGGGCACCACCGCCCTGGTGACCGGCGGATACTCCGGCCTCGGCCTCGAAACGACCCGCGCCCTCGTCCGCGCGGGCGCGCACGTCATCGTCCCCGCGCGCCGTCCCGACACCGCCGATGCCGCCCTGCGCGGCCTCCCCGGGACGGAGGTGGGCGCCCTCGACCTGGCGGACCCGGACAGCGTGCGCGTCTTCGCTGAACGCTTCCTGGAGACCGGTCGCACCCTCGACGTCCTCATCAACGGCGCGGGCGTGATGGCCTGCCCCGAAACGCGCGTCGGCCCGGGCTGGGAAGCGCACTTCGGGATCAACCACCTCGGGCACTTCGCGCTCGTCCACCACCTCCGCCCGGCCTTCGCCCCCAAGGGCGCGCGGGTGGTGTCCGTGGCCTCCTCCGGGCACTTCCTGTCCGACATCCGCTGGGTCGACCCGCACTGGCGCACCGGCTACGACCGCTGGCTCGCCTACGCCCAGTCCAAGACCGCCAACGCCCTCTTCGCCCTGCACCTCGACCGCCTCGGCGCCGACCTCGGCCTGCACGCCTTCGCCGTGCATCCCGGAAGCATCCTGACGCCGCTGCAGCGGCACATCCCCCGCGACGAGTGGCTCGCGCACGGCTGGGTGACCCCCGACGGCGCACCGGCCGACGGCTTCAAGTCCCCGGAACAGGGCGCGGCGACAGCCCTCTGGGCGGCGACGTCACCGCAGCTCGAAGGACAGGGAGGCGCCTACTGCCAGGACTGCGACATCGCCGAGCCCGCCACCGGCGACGACATGCTCGTCGGCGGCGTCAAGCCCTGGGCCGTCGACCCGGAAGCGGCCGCGCGGCTCTGGGACCTCTCGTGCGAACTCACCGGACTCAGCGCTTTCTGA
- a CDS encoding MerR family transcriptional regulator — protein MSADADGLSPTEEAVGLSIGRVAETTGLSVHALRFFEREGLFLREIPRSGGGQRIYAQADVDWLLLCGRLRASGMPIATVKRFAALVRSGPGNEEERLALLQEHERNVRAKIDDLGSCLDVIHNKVVIYERHVREGTAAGVWAPGNPLDAAPSPR, from the coding sequence ATGAGCGCGGATGCGGACGGGCTGTCGCCCACGGAGGAAGCGGTCGGTCTCTCCATCGGGAGGGTCGCCGAGACGACCGGACTGAGCGTGCACGCGCTGCGGTTCTTCGAGCGCGAGGGGCTCTTCCTGCGCGAGATCCCCCGCTCCGGCGGCGGTCAGCGGATCTACGCACAGGCGGACGTGGACTGGCTCCTGCTGTGCGGTCGGCTCCGTGCGTCGGGGATGCCGATCGCCACGGTCAAGCGGTTCGCCGCGCTGGTGCGTTCGGGGCCGGGCAACGAGGAGGAACGGCTCGCGCTGCTCCAGGAGCACGAGAGGAACGTACGCGCCAAGATCGACGACCTGGGCTCCTGCCTCGACGTCATCCACAACAAGGTCGTCATCTACGAGCGGCACGTACGGGAGGGCACGGCCGCGGGGGTCTGGGCGCCAGGGAATCCGCTCGACGCGGCGCCGTCTCCCAGGTGA
- a CDS encoding serine hydrolase domain-containing protein translates to MTTPREELLPATRRALLHRIATAQTEGRTPSLVASVARDGELVWTGGRSMVDGHAPDENVQYRIGSITKTFTAVLVMRLRDEGVLDLGDALEKHLPGSGAGEATIAELLAHTGGLAAETPGAWWERTPGSTRPELADVLGEQPFRHPVGRRHHYSNPGYTLLGALVAALRGAPWEEVLRREVLEPLGLTRTSAQPQAPHAGGWAVHPWADVMMPEPAEDLGLMAPAGQLWSTTADLVRFASFLVKGDDRVLGADSVREMRTPSAPSQPGDWDRTYGLGLDLLRWEGHDLAGHTGSLPGFLAGLWVSEKDGVAAVALANCTSGPLVATLTADLVKIVAEAEPRIPEPWRPLPEVDEKALELTGPWYWGTQVLALRLTADGGAELGPLSGAGRQARFRSNGDGTWTGLNGYYAGELLRAERRPDGSVSHLDLGSFVFTREPYEKGAPVPGGVDPQGWRGFE, encoded by the coding sequence ATGACGACACCCCGTGAAGAGTTGCTGCCCGCCACCCGCCGAGCTCTGCTGCACCGCATCGCCACCGCCCAGACGGAGGGGCGGACTCCCTCCCTCGTCGCCTCGGTGGCCCGTGACGGTGAGTTGGTGTGGACCGGCGGCCGCAGCATGGTGGACGGTCACGCGCCGGACGAGAACGTCCAGTACCGCATCGGTTCGATCACCAAGACCTTCACCGCCGTGCTGGTGATGCGGCTGCGGGACGAGGGGGTGCTCGATCTCGGTGACGCCCTGGAGAAGCATCTGCCGGGCAGCGGCGCGGGGGAGGCGACGATCGCCGAACTCCTGGCGCACACCGGCGGTCTCGCGGCCGAGACGCCAGGGGCATGGTGGGAGCGCACCCCGGGATCGACGCGTCCTGAGCTCGCCGACGTCCTGGGAGAGCAGCCCTTCAGGCACCCCGTCGGCCGTCGGCACCACTACTCCAACCCCGGCTATACGTTGCTGGGGGCGCTGGTGGCGGCACTGCGCGGCGCCCCGTGGGAAGAGGTGCTGCGGCGTGAGGTGCTTGAGCCGCTGGGGCTGACCCGCACGAGTGCACAGCCGCAGGCCCCGCACGCGGGTGGGTGGGCCGTGCACCCCTGGGCGGACGTGATGATGCCCGAACCCGCCGAGGACCTGGGCCTGATGGCCCCGGCCGGTCAGCTGTGGTCCACCACGGCAGACCTGGTGCGCTTCGCGTCCTTCCTGGTCAAGGGCGACGATCGGGTGCTGGGCGCCGATTCCGTACGCGAGATGCGTACGCCGTCGGCGCCGTCGCAGCCGGGGGACTGGGACAGGACGTACGGCCTCGGACTGGATCTGCTGCGGTGGGAGGGGCACGACCTGGCCGGGCACACGGGCTCGCTCCCCGGCTTCCTGGCCGGTCTCTGGGTGAGCGAGAAGGACGGCGTGGCCGCGGTCGCGCTCGCCAACTGCACCTCAGGGCCGCTCGTGGCGACCCTGACCGCCGACCTGGTGAAGATCGTGGCCGAGGCGGAGCCGCGCATCCCTGAGCCCTGGCGGCCCCTCCCCGAAGTCGACGAGAAGGCGCTGGAGTTGACGGGCCCTTGGTACTGGGGGACTCAGGTGCTCGCGCTCCGGCTGACGGCCGACGGCGGGGCCGAGCTCGGCCCGCTCTCCGGCGCGGGACGCCAGGCGCGTTTCCGCTCCAACGGCGACGGCACGTGGACCGGGCTGAACGGCTACTACGCGGGCGAACTGCTGCGGGCGGAACGGCGGCCGGACGGTTCGGTGAGCCATCTCGACCTGGGGTCGTTCGTCTTCACCCGGGAGCCGTACGAGAAGGGGGCGCCGGTTCCTGGCGGAGTGGACCCGCAGGGGTGGCGCGGCTTCGAGTAG
- a CDS encoding GNAT family N-acetyltransferase, translating into MGDLEIRPAVVDDLPAIVGMLADDPLGATRESPDDLTPYVTAYERLADDPHQHLVVAVREGRVVGTLQLTIVPGLSRKGATRSIVEGVRVHADERGSGLGTRFIEWAVEESRRQNCQLVQLTSDATRTDAHRFYERLGFTASHVGFKLQL; encoded by the coding sequence ATGGGAGATCTTGAAATACGTCCAGCCGTCGTCGACGATCTGCCCGCCATCGTGGGCATGCTCGCCGACGACCCCCTGGGCGCCACGCGTGAGTCGCCGGACGACCTCACCCCGTACGTCACGGCGTACGAGAGGCTGGCCGACGACCCCCATCAGCACCTGGTCGTCGCCGTGCGCGAAGGGCGGGTCGTGGGCACGCTTCAGCTGACGATCGTTCCCGGACTCTCCCGCAAGGGCGCCACCCGGTCGATCGTCGAAGGCGTCCGCGTGCACGCCGACGAGCGCGGCAGCGGGCTCGGCACGCGGTTCATCGAATGGGCCGTCGAGGAATCGCGGCGCCAGAACTGCCAGTTGGTGCAGCTGACCTCCGACGCCACCCGCACCGACGCCCACCGTTTCTACGAGCGGCTCGGCTTCACGGCGTCGCACGTGGGGTTCAAACTGCAGCTCTGA
- the dnaB gene encoding replicative DNA helicase, with amino-acid sequence MSISEPLDDPWADSGPSDRLPVSRPRRDGGRGGRDEQHDRGREGGWDGGGSSFERVPPQDLDAEQSVLGGMLLSKDAIADVVEVLKGHDFYRPAHETVYSAILDLYAKGEPADPITVAAELTKRGEITKVGGASYLHTLVQTVPTAANAEYYAEIVHERAVLRRLVEAGTRITQMGYAADGDVDEIVNSAQAEIYAVTEQRTTEDYLPLGDIMEGALDEIEAIGSRSGEMTGVPTGFTDLDQLTNGLHPGQMIIIAARPAMGKSTLALDFARACSIKHNMPSVIFSLEMGRNEIAMRLLSAEARVALHHMRSGTMTDEDWTRLARRMPDVSAAPLYIDDSPNLSMMEIRAKCRRLKQRNDLKLVVIDYLQLMQSGGSKRSESRQQEVSDMSRNLKLLAKELELPVIALSQLNRGPEQRTDKKPMVSDLRESGSIEQDADMVILLHREDAYEKESPRAGEADIIVGKHRNGPTATITVAFQGHYSRFVDMAQT; translated from the coding sequence GTGAGTATCTCCGAGCCTTTGGACGACCCCTGGGCCGACAGCGGTCCCAGTGACCGTCTGCCCGTTTCCCGACCGCGCCGCGACGGAGGCCGGGGCGGCCGCGACGAGCAGCACGACCGAGGACGCGAAGGCGGCTGGGACGGCGGCGGTTCGTCCTTCGAGCGCGTTCCCCCGCAGGATCTCGACGCCGAGCAGTCGGTGCTCGGCGGCATGCTGCTCTCCAAGGACGCCATCGCCGATGTCGTCGAGGTCCTCAAGGGCCACGACTTCTACCGGCCCGCGCACGAGACCGTCTACTCGGCGATCCTCGACCTGTACGCGAAGGGCGAGCCCGCCGACCCGATCACCGTCGCGGCCGAACTCACCAAGCGCGGCGAGATCACCAAGGTCGGCGGCGCATCGTATCTGCACACCCTGGTCCAGACGGTCCCGACCGCGGCGAACGCCGAGTACTACGCGGAGATCGTCCACGAGCGCGCGGTCCTGCGCCGCCTCGTCGAGGCAGGCACGCGCATCACGCAGATGGGATACGCGGCCGACGGCGACGTCGACGAGATCGTCAACAGCGCCCAGGCCGAGATCTACGCGGTCACCGAGCAGCGCACCACCGAGGACTACCTGCCGCTCGGCGACATCATGGAGGGCGCGCTCGACGAGATCGAGGCGATCGGCTCGCGCTCCGGGGAGATGACCGGTGTGCCGACCGGCTTCACCGACCTCGACCAGCTCACCAACGGCCTGCACCCGGGCCAGATGATCATCATCGCCGCCCGCCCCGCCATGGGTAAGTCGACGCTGGCCCTCGACTTCGCGCGGGCCTGTTCGATCAAGCACAACATGCCGAGCGTGATCTTCTCGCTCGAAATGGGGCGCAACGAGATCGCGATGCGTCTGCTGTCCGCCGAGGCCCGGGTGGCGCTGCACCACATGCGCTCCGGCACGATGACGGACGAGGACTGGACCCGGCTGGCCCGCCGGATGCCGGACGTCTCGGCCGCGCCGCTCTACATCGACGACTCCCCGAACCTGTCGATGATGGAGATCCGCGCCAAGTGCCGCCGCCTCAAGCAGCGCAACGACCTCAAGCTCGTCGTCATCGACTACCTGCAGCTGATGCAGTCCGGTGGCTCCAAGCGGTCCGAGAGCCGACAGCAGGAAGTCTCGGACATGTCGCGAAACCTGAAGCTCCTCGCCAAGGAGCTGGAGCTGCCGGTGATCGCGCTCTCGCAGCTGAACCGTGGCCCCGAGCAGCGTACGGACAAGAAGCCGATGGTGTCCGACCTGCGTGAATCCGGCTCGATCGAGCAGGACGCGGACATGGTCATCCTGCTGCACCGCGAGGACGCGTACGAGAAGGAGTCACCCCGCGCGGGCGAGGCCGACATCATCGTCGGCAAGCACCGTAACGGCCCGACGGCGACGATCACGGTCGCCTTCCAGGGCCACTACTCGCGCTTCGTGGACATGGCACAGACCTGA
- a CDS encoding MarR family winged helix-turn-helix transcriptional regulator has protein sequence MTATDPALTALAQGWCALSLLHGQIETHIERALQAEHGLSVREYSLLDVLSRQHDGEGGHLQMKQVADAVVLSQSATTRLVTRLEDRGLLSRYLCPTDRRGIYTDVSEAGAALLAQARPTNDAALREALDEAARDPELAPLVTAVETLRVPA, from the coding sequence ATGACAGCGACGGACCCCGCACTCACCGCCCTTGCTCAGGGCTGGTGCGCGCTCTCCCTGCTCCACGGGCAGATCGAGACCCACATCGAGCGCGCCCTCCAGGCCGAGCACGGCCTGAGCGTGCGCGAGTACTCCCTGCTCGACGTACTCAGCCGCCAGCACGACGGGGAGGGCGGCCATCTGCAGATGAAGCAGGTCGCGGACGCCGTGGTGCTGAGCCAGAGCGCCACCACGCGCCTGGTCACCCGCCTGGAGGACCGCGGGCTGCTGTCCCGCTACCTCTGCCCCACCGACCGCCGCGGCATCTACACGGACGTGAGCGAGGCCGGGGCCGCGCTGCTCGCCCAGGCGCGTCCCACCAATGACGCCGCCCTGCGCGAGGCACTCGACGAGGCCGCACGCGACCCCGAGCTCGCCCCGCTGGTCACGGCCGTCGAGACGCTGCGCGTGCCCGCCTGA